CATCCGCGAGATGCGGGACGAGGAGGGGACGACGGTCCTCTTGACCACCCACGATATGGAGGAGGCCGAACGCCTCTGCGACCGCGTCGGCATACTCCACGAAGGGCGTATAATTACCATCGGGACGCCGGCGGAGTTGACGGCGCGCGCCGGGGGAGCGGGCGAGACGTTGGAGGACGCCTTCTTGAAATTCACCGGCGCCGAGTGGCTCGGCGACGAAAACGGCGGCTAGCGAGCGCCGACGGGAGCGGAACGACATGACCATCAAAGCGAGAGCCTTACGCGAATTCTGGTGCAGCATCGGCTTCGCCGAGCGCAACTTCATGTTGGTGAAGCGCTACGCCGGCTGGGAGGCGGTGTTCCTCACCTACACCGTCGTGAGCGCGTTGACCATCGGCCTCATCGGCGTCGGGACCGGCGACACCCGGCTCGTCATGTTCCTGGTGATAGGCGCGGTCCTGTGGGGTTACCTCTCCATCCTCTTCCACGAGGTCAGCGAGTGCATCGCCTGGGAGCGGTGGGAGGGGACGCTGGAGTACACGTTTATGGCCCCGGTGAAGCGGTTCACGCAGCTGATGGGCAACGCCCTCTACGCCATAACGTACGGCCTGGTGCGCGCCGCGGTGCAGCTTCTGGTGTGCGCGCTGTTCTTCGGCATTAGCCTGGCGGGCGCCAACTTCCTGACGGCGGCGGTGGTGCTCGTCGTCTCGAGCCTGCCGTTCCTGGGATTGGGGCTCGCGTGCGCGGTCCTGCCGCTGCTTTCGCGGGAGCGCGGCTCGCAGGCCACCCACATCTTCCAGGCGCTCATCCTGCTGGTGTCCGGCGTCTACTACGACGTGAGCGTGCTGCCGTCGTGGCTGCAGCCGTTCTCGGTGGTCTCGCCGGCGACGTACACGCTGCGGGCGATGCGCGCCGCCGTCCTGGACGGCGTGGGCCTGGCCGACGTCGGCGGCGACCTCCTCATACTCGTAATTTCGGGCGTGGTCCTGATACCGCTCGGCTTCGCGTGCTTCGTGCTGGGCGAGCGGTGGGCCAAGAAGACCGGCAAGCTCAAGATCGACGGGTAAACATGTAGGGGCCGAGCTTTAGCTCGGCCCGAACCAAAAGTAATAGGCGGCTCCGCTCGGGGCCGCCTTTTCTTTTCAATACCGCCGTCGCCGTGGCTAGTAGATTCCGTACGTCAAACCGAGCGATATCGCGACGAACTGGTCGTCGTACGTTTTGTATACCGGCGTGTCGATTGCGCTTTTGGGAGCGGACCGCCGCGAGCGGTTGAAGAGGCGCGAGGCGCTTACGTCGGCGTCGGGCCCCGGTCGCACTTGCGGCCCGGGGGCCGCTGTGTTATCTTTCGGCGATGCAAAGGAAGGTTATATGAGAAAAGTAATTTTTTCCGCCCTGGCGGCGGCCGCGTTGGGGGCGGCGTCGTTCGGCGCCGAAGAGGAGCTCGAGCTGGCGACGG
This portion of the bacterium genome encodes:
- a CDS encoding ABC transporter permease — protein: MTIKARALREFWCSIGFAERNFMLVKRYAGWEAVFLTYTVVSALTIGLIGVGTGDTRLVMFLVIGAVLWGYLSILFHEVSECIAWERWEGTLEYTFMAPVKRFTQLMGNALYAITYGLVRAAVQLLVCALFFGISLAGANFLTAAVVLVVSSLPFLGLGLACAVLPLLSRERGSQATHIFQALILLVSGVYYDVSVLPSWLQPFSVVSPATYTLRAMRAAVLDGVGLADVGGDLLILVISGVVLIPLGFACFVLGERWAKKTGKLKIDG